A stretch of Ignavibacteriota bacterium DNA encodes these proteins:
- a CDS encoding T9SS type A sorting domain-containing protein, whose translation MASERGDIARIDLGSGDVHQVPALLGGDVRCTAVGVHPSGLIFAATRAHGVYVSHDTGLSFERLAASPADIGECRALSILADGTILVGGTGVIYRSSDVGATWTRSPLPGNAQVNAFAYPAHGSTVTCALLPGLLVTEDAGLTWRSIYQGPVPLNVTFIAGDYASMLYIVQIDIQGKTRLYRIESGQTWSLLYTNAISQGMRAITVSRGYVAIGHRDGLDLSTNQGSQWSTIGSVFVGRSIDALDIDDEGNVFAGCSSRTPVLEEEDRDGGVFVSSMSLNRLQLTRPTLLRPIPDAMDNASIDTLVWRAVSGATEYLVSVKAVAGSLRISRIVKDTFFVTAELERGQKYGWTVTAKNDIWSGPIVDGCYFYTGPEKPILYLPENGSTVEIPFSFQWKPCNQRSGYHLQCAVDSLFTAVVFDSSGITDLSVVNARLPADTIIYWRVAGMVGNETGIWSAIWKCNARSFIPLPAVRLLRPEHEYRWVVQGCIFQWHEVTHAESYTIQISTEPYFRTLVYERTDVPIPQIAIDTLELHTKYYWRVRAARGAEIGPWSETWRFEHATKPNSPVLVAPAHDAQLPYNSAFLSWKHADDATLYRVQVSTSNTFHSSFFASTTSDSLYVGKLLPQKKYFWRVICENPTGVSDRSEIRSFITGIVSAIDAPRSTPADATLGPNAPNPFSFRTIIPFTIDRSTRVTLTIHDALGRLVTTLVDGVREAGTHQARFDAQGLPAGVYVIRLEAGGGTVTRTIIAAH comes from the coding sequence GTGGCAAGTGAACGCGGTGATATAGCGCGCATCGATCTTGGAAGCGGAGATGTACACCAGGTACCCGCGTTACTCGGCGGCGATGTGCGATGCACAGCGGTCGGGGTGCACCCATCCGGACTCATCTTCGCGGCGACACGGGCTCATGGAGTATATGTATCACACGACACAGGCCTCTCGTTCGAACGTCTGGCCGCCTCACCAGCGGATATCGGCGAATGTCGCGCCCTGTCAATTCTGGCCGATGGTACAATTCTCGTAGGTGGAACAGGGGTGATCTACCGCTCGAGTGACGTCGGTGCCACATGGACGCGCTCGCCCCTTCCGGGCAACGCGCAGGTCAATGCGTTCGCATATCCTGCGCATGGGAGCACCGTCACTTGTGCTTTGTTGCCCGGACTGCTCGTCACCGAAGATGCCGGGCTGACATGGCGAAGTATCTACCAAGGTCCCGTGCCCTTAAATGTCACATTCATCGCCGGTGATTATGCATCGATGCTGTACATCGTGCAAATCGATATACAAGGTAAAACCAGGTTATACCGTATCGAGAGCGGACAGACATGGTCTCTGCTCTATACGAACGCAATCTCACAGGGTATGCGCGCCATCACCGTATCCCGCGGCTACGTCGCAATAGGTCATCGGGATGGACTCGACCTCTCCACAAATCAAGGCAGTCAGTGGTCAACGATAGGATCTGTATTCGTCGGACGCTCAATTGACGCGCTCGATATCGACGACGAGGGGAATGTATTTGCCGGGTGCAGCTCGCGGACACCGGTTTTGGAGGAAGAAGACAGGGATGGCGGGGTGTTCGTAAGCAGCATGTCGTTGAATCGACTGCAACTCACACGGCCTACGTTGCTGCGACCAATCCCGGATGCGATGGACAACGCGTCCATCGACACATTGGTCTGGCGCGCTGTATCTGGTGCCACGGAATACCTGGTGTCCGTTAAAGCGGTGGCAGGCTCCCTGAGGATTTCTCGTATCGTCAAGGATACCTTTTTCGTAACCGCGGAGCTCGAACGGGGGCAGAAGTATGGTTGGACCGTGACAGCAAAAAACGACATTTGGTCTGGACCGATTGTCGACGGTTGTTATTTCTACACAGGACCGGAAAAACCGATACTGTACCTACCCGAAAACGGAAGTACTGTCGAAATTCCGTTTTCATTTCAATGGAAGCCATGCAATCAACGGTCGGGATACCACCTTCAATGCGCCGTTGACTCATTGTTCACTGCCGTTGTTTTCGACAGCAGCGGCATCACCGATCTTTCGGTTGTCAACGCCAGACTCCCGGCTGACACTATTATTTACTGGCGCGTCGCCGGAATGGTGGGAAACGAAACGGGCATCTGGTCGGCAATCTGGAAGTGCAACGCGCGCAGTTTCATACCTCTCCCCGCAGTACGATTGTTACGTCCGGAACACGAATATCGATGGGTAGTGCAGGGCTGCATCTTCCAGTGGCATGAAGTGACACACGCGGAATCGTACACTATACAAATCTCGACGGAGCCGTATTTCCGCACGCTTGTGTATGAAAGGACAGACGTCCCGATTCCACAGATAGCCATCGACACATTGGAACTTCATACCAAATATTACTGGCGTGTGCGGGCTGCACGGGGCGCGGAAATAGGGCCCTGGTCAGAAACCTGGCGATTTGAACACGCCACAAAGCCGAACAGCCCCGTACTCGTAGCTCCAGCCCACGATGCGCAACTTCCGTACAACAGCGCTTTTCTCTCGTGGAAACATGCAGACGACGCGACCCTCTATAGGGTGCAAGTTTCTACGAGCAACACCTTTCATTCAAGTTTCTTCGCCTCGACAACGTCGGATTCACTCTACGTCGGGAAACTCCTACCACAGAAGAAATATTTCTGGAGGGTCATCTGCGAGAATCCGACGGGCGTGAGCGATAGGTCGGAGATCCGCAGCTTCATCACGGGTATTGTGAGCGCAATCGATGCACCGCGAAGCACGCCTGCCGACGCGACTCTCGGACCCAACGCCCCGAATCCGTTTTCCTTCAGAACAATCATACCCTTCACCATCGATCGCAGCACGCGCGTCACACTCACCATCCACGACGCCCTCGGCCGTCTCGTCACCACACTTGTCGACGGCGTGCGCGAGGCGGGCACGCATCAGGCGCGCTTCGACGCGCAGGGACTGCCGGCAGGAGTGTACGTGATCCGTCTGGAGGCGGGTGGTGGAACTGTGACACGTACGATTATTGCAGCACATTAG
- a CDS encoding DUF4153 domain-containing protein has translation MKLPSLQQILADARHSAARFPMVLFTAALGTFAAVALIEAEDIRAVAWLINVLYAALLGAPLFTAVALTAEKELWSRMRSLITHGAVAVLLAAYGWSLPGDLSAGPGVHGARLALLAVAAHLLVAVGPYLRGGEQNGFWQYNRVMFLRILTAGVFTGVLYAGLAIALAALENLFGMQIRAERYAQLGVLLLGLFNTWYFLAGLPRDLAALETDTTYPAVLKVFAQYIVFPLALIYLVILYAYVGKLLVEWEWPRGWVSKLILGFAGTGTFTMLLLHPIRDSIGNAWMRSAARWFHILLAPLVVLLFFALARRSGEYGLTEGRYLAYALGVWCAAMIVYFLSGRARSLKAIPLSLCILAVVVSYGPWSAFSVSERDQVARLEQILQRNGILKDGVVHKAASTVSFTDAREISALLSYLRDMYGYEGIRQWFAEDLRDTSPGRGSSFKDPKYVAGLLGVEYVHGWARADDENISYETGEQPLTITGYDRLLVQQYLSREMRSKTFDEAGLQLNTSEDLSLLDVVRLEGDRRIDSVRFDMRALAQRVHATFEHRDVESIPCDSMTLTARSAGMDVKLITRGMVLQKKDGVLVPLQYRVQVMYRQMMQ, from the coding sequence ATGAAACTCCCATCTCTTCAGCAGATCCTTGCCGATGCCCGGCACAGTGCCGCGCGCTTCCCGATGGTTCTGTTCACCGCCGCGCTCGGCACCTTCGCGGCCGTGGCGCTTATCGAGGCCGAGGATATACGCGCGGTTGCGTGGCTCATCAACGTGTTATACGCGGCGCTGCTCGGTGCGCCGCTGTTCACGGCGGTGGCGCTCACCGCGGAGAAGGAGCTGTGGAGCCGCATGCGCAGTCTGATCACACACGGTGCTGTCGCGGTGCTGCTCGCAGCATATGGCTGGTCGCTCCCCGGCGACCTCAGCGCCGGTCCCGGCGTTCACGGCGCGCGCCTCGCGCTGCTGGCCGTGGCGGCGCATCTGCTGGTTGCAGTCGGACCCTACCTGCGCGGCGGAGAGCAGAACGGCTTCTGGCAGTACAACCGCGTGATGTTCCTGCGCATTCTTACAGCGGGGGTGTTTACGGGTGTGCTCTATGCCGGACTCGCCATCGCCCTTGCAGCGCTCGAGAACCTCTTCGGCATGCAGATCCGAGCCGAGCGCTACGCACAGCTCGGCGTGCTGCTGCTGGGCCTGTTCAACACATGGTACTTCCTGGCCGGACTCCCGCGCGACCTCGCGGCTCTCGAAACCGACACGACGTATCCCGCCGTGCTCAAAGTGTTCGCGCAGTACATCGTGTTTCCGCTTGCGCTCATCTACCTCGTGATCCTCTACGCCTATGTGGGCAAACTGCTCGTGGAATGGGAATGGCCGCGCGGCTGGGTGAGCAAACTCATCCTCGGCTTTGCGGGCACGGGCACCTTCACCATGCTGCTCCTGCATCCGATACGCGACAGCATCGGCAACGCGTGGATGCGATCGGCCGCGCGATGGTTCCACATCCTTCTCGCGCCGCTTGTTGTGCTGCTCTTCTTCGCGCTGGCGCGGCGCAGCGGCGAGTACGGCCTCACCGAAGGCCGCTACCTGGCCTACGCGCTGGGTGTATGGTGCGCCGCCATGATCGTCTACTTCCTCTCCGGCCGCGCCCGCAGTCTAAAGGCCATCCCGCTCTCGTTGTGTATCCTGGCCGTTGTGGTGAGTTACGGACCGTGGAGCGCCTTCTCGGTGTCGGAACGCGACCAGGTCGCGCGGCTTGAACAGATTCTGCAACGCAACGGCATTCTGAAGGACGGCGTCGTGCACAAGGCCGCCTCCACGGTGTCCTTCACCGATGCGCGCGAGATCAGCGCGCTGCTCTCGTATCTGCGCGACATGTACGGGTACGAGGGGATACGGCAGTGGTTCGCCGAAGACCTCCGCGACACCTCGCCCGGGCGCGGCAGTTCGTTCAAGGATCCGAAATACGTGGCAGGACTGCTCGGCGTGGAGTATGTCCATGGCTGGGCGCGGGCGGATGACGAGAACATCTCGTACGAAACCGGTGAACAACCACTCACGATCACGGGCTACGACCGCCTGCTCGTGCAGCAGTACCTGTCGCGGGAGATGCGTTCGAAGACGTTCGACGAGGCGGGTCTGCAGCTCAATACGAGCGAGGATCTGTCGCTGCTCGATGTCGTCCGTCTCGAAGGCGACCGGCGCATCGATTCGGTGCGTTTCGACATGCGCGCGCTCGCACAGCGCGTCCACGCCACGTTTGAACACCGCGATGTCGAGAGTATTCCCTGCGACAGCATGACTCTCACCGCGCGGAGCGCGGGGATGGACGTGAAGCTTATCACACGCGGGATGGTGTTGCAGAAAAAGGATGGCGTGCTCGTCCCCCTGCAGTATCGCGTGCAGGTGATGTACCGGCAGATGATGCAGTAG
- a CDS encoding SpoIIE family protein phosphatase — protein MSTSTAASAPDTAALPCASARIRVVRRAGRAMLFAVVLPVLLYAQDGRLYFERLSVEQGLSQSIVLGVLQDSRGLLWLSTEDGLNLYNGYGFSVMRSEARDGKSLSYNHTTALLEDASRAIWIGTFNGGLNRYSIGKNAFERFRHDPSDNRSIGSDIVHALVQDRDGAMWIGTQNGLDVLPRGARRHFRHVFPTVRADDRAVRALCLDSAGSLWFGGDEGLYRLTVPRDGEAPVDIRPFPLEPARDSRVSPAVRALHVDKAGVLWIGTDDGLFMLRRGGAAVPRRVTAGGLDGHEQVYALLEDVRGTLWIGTNGGGLLALDTERRAALRYRNDPLDRNSLSYDQIRSLYQDRAGILWVGTYGGGVNKVDVRRKAFRHYRRELGNPNSLNENIVWSLYESRDSVLWIGTHGGGLNRYDRAEGRWTQYRARQGDPASISHDVVRLVIGDPSGDLWLGTNGGGLCRFNPRTGRSIRYVHDPADPLSIASNEIRALYLDPRGVLWVGTHGAGICRLDTRAPGPPRFTCYAADPGDSAALSSDFIRFFHEDSNGALWIGTQGGGLTRLDRRSGRFRTWRADPERPGALNNDYVFCMHEEGNGIFWLGTWGGGLQRFDSRRGVFTAFTRRDGLPSDAVYGILPDERGNLWMSTNNGLSRFDPRTRTFKNYTVRDGLQSNEFNGGSFFRSPSGELYFGGINGFNVFRPADIIDNPHVPPVLLTAFRKLNKDVQFQSPLSEITEITLSHEDYVFSFEFAALDFTAPEKNLYAYKMEGLDKDWIAVSAAQRYAQYTTLSPGTYTFRVKGSNNDGVWNERGVSVRIVILPPFWQTWVFRLLVLGLAGLLVLVMYRSHLRRVRLSAELRVAHDTQMAVMPQEDPVLPGFDITGVCRPANEVGGDFFDYFRLGDGNRFGIAVGDVSGKAMRAAMTAVLANGILSAEARAASSPAQALEKANRILNEKSQRGMFTAMCLVALDPAGPAMTFSNAGLVRPLLRRGASLAWLESEGGTLALGLREEHNYTERTLALESGDVVIVVTDGITEAQNASRDFFGDERLHALAARLDCATLSARAIRDAIIEGVMSFTSGAAQYDDMTVVVVKVS, from the coding sequence ATGAGCACCTCCACAGCAGCATCCGCACCTGACACGGCCGCACTTCCTTGCGCGAGCGCGCGGATACGTGTGGTGCGCCGTGCGGGTCGGGCGATGCTGTTCGCCGTTGTGCTGCCGGTGTTGCTGTACGCGCAGGACGGCCGGCTCTACTTCGAACGGCTCTCGGTGGAACAGGGACTCTCGCAGAGCATCGTACTCGGTGTGCTGCAGGACAGCCGCGGGCTGCTCTGGCTTTCGACGGAAGACGGCTTGAATCTGTACAACGGCTACGGATTCTCGGTCATGCGCAGCGAAGCGCGCGACGGGAAAAGTCTCAGCTACAACCACACGACGGCGCTGCTCGAGGACGCCTCGCGGGCGATCTGGATCGGCACCTTCAACGGGGGATTAAACCGGTACAGCATCGGGAAAAACGCCTTCGAGCGGTTTCGCCACGATCCGTCCGACAACAGGAGCATCGGCAGTGATATTGTCCATGCGCTTGTGCAGGACCGCGATGGCGCGATGTGGATCGGCACGCAGAACGGGCTCGACGTTTTGCCGCGTGGTGCGCGGCGGCATTTCCGCCACGTGTTCCCCACCGTGCGCGCGGACGATAGGGCGGTGCGCGCACTCTGTCTTGACAGTGCCGGCTCCTTATGGTTCGGGGGCGATGAGGGTCTGTACCGCCTCACAGTTCCGCGAGACGGGGAAGCACCGGTCGACATCCGGCCTTTCCCCCTCGAGCCAGCGCGAGACTCGCGCGTTTCCCCCGCTGTACGCGCGTTGCACGTCGACAAGGCGGGTGTGCTGTGGATCGGCACCGACGACGGCTTGTTCATGCTCAGGCGCGGCGGCGCCGCGGTTCCGCGTCGGGTGACGGCGGGCGGCCTCGACGGACACGAGCAGGTATATGCGCTGCTCGAGGACGTCCGCGGCACATTATGGATCGGAACTAACGGCGGCGGTCTGCTCGCGCTCGACACAGAGAGACGGGCGGCGCTTCGATACCGCAATGATCCGTTGGACCGCAACAGTCTGAGTTACGATCAGATCCGCTCCCTGTATCAGGACCGCGCGGGCATCCTCTGGGTTGGAACCTACGGCGGCGGAGTGAACAAGGTGGATGTGCGCCGCAAGGCCTTCAGGCATTACCGGCGCGAACTCGGCAATCCGAATTCCCTCAACGAGAACATCGTCTGGTCGCTGTACGAATCGCGCGACAGTGTGTTGTGGATCGGCACGCACGGGGGCGGGCTCAACCGCTACGACCGCGCGGAGGGCCGCTGGACACAGTATCGCGCGCGCCAGGGTGATCCGGCCTCGATCAGCCACGATGTGGTGCGACTCGTGATCGGCGATCCGTCGGGCGACCTCTGGCTCGGCACCAACGGCGGCGGCCTCTGCCGCTTCAATCCGCGAACGGGGCGGAGCATCAGGTATGTGCACGATCCCGCCGATCCGTTAAGCATCGCGAGCAACGAGATCCGCGCGCTGTATCTCGATCCGCGGGGTGTGTTGTGGGTGGGCACACACGGTGCGGGCATCTGCCGCCTCGACACCAGGGCGCCGGGTCCGCCGCGTTTCACCTGCTACGCCGCCGATCCGGGAGATTCGGCTGCACTGAGCAGCGACTTCATCCGTTTCTTTCACGAGGACAGCAACGGGGCTCTGTGGATAGGCACACAGGGAGGCGGACTCACACGCCTCGACCGTCGCAGCGGCCGTTTCCGCACCTGGCGGGCCGACCCTGAACGTCCCGGCGCATTGAACAACGACTACGTGTTCTGTATGCATGAGGAAGGCAACGGCATTTTCTGGCTCGGCACCTGGGGCGGCGGACTGCAGCGCTTCGACAGCCGGCGCGGCGTGTTCACGGCATTCACGCGGCGCGACGGTCTGCCGAGCGACGCCGTGTACGGCATACTCCCCGACGAGCGCGGCAATCTGTGGATGAGCACCAACAACGGGCTGTCGCGTTTCGATCCGCGGACGCGCACGTTTAAGAACTACACGGTGCGCGACGGCCTGCAGAGCAATGAATTCAACGGCGGATCGTTTTTCCGCTCGCCGTCGGGCGAGCTGTACTTCGGCGGCATCAACGGCTTCAATGTGTTCCGTCCCGCCGACATCATCGACAATCCGCACGTGCCGCCCGTGCTGCTAACGGCCTTCAGGAAGTTGAACAAAGACGTACAGTTTCAGAGTCCTCTATCCGAAATTACGGAGATCACGCTCTCGCACGAGGATTACGTGTTCTCGTTCGAGTTTGCCGCGCTCGACTTCACGGCGCCCGAAAAAAATCTGTACGCCTACAAGATGGAGGGCCTCGACAAGGACTGGATCGCCGTGAGCGCCGCGCAACGATACGCGCAGTACACGACGCTGAGTCCGGGCACCTACACCTTCCGCGTCAAGGGTTCGAACAACGACGGCGTGTGGAACGAGCGCGGCGTGTCGGTGCGTATCGTGATACTTCCGCCGTTCTGGCAGACGTGGGTGTTCCGGCTGCTTGTGCTGGGGCTTGCGGGCCTGCTTGTGTTGGTCATGTACCGCAGTCATCTGCGGCGCGTGCGACTCAGCGCCGAGCTGCGCGTGGCCCACGACACGCAGATGGCCGTCATGCCGCAGGAGGATCCTGTGCTGCCGGGCTTCGACATTACGGGCGTGTGCAGACCCGCGAACGAAGTCGGAGGCGACTTCTTCGATTATTTCCGGCTCGGCGACGGCAATCGTTTCGGCATCGCCGTCGGCGACGTATCGGGCAAGGCCATGCGCGCGGCCATGACCGCGGTGCTCGCCAACGGCATCTTGAGCGCCGAGGCGCGCGCCGCGAGTTCGCCCGCGCAGGCGCTGGAAAAGGCCAACCGCATTCTCAACGAAAAATCGCAGCGCGGCATGTTCACGGCCATGTGCCTCGTGGCGCTCGATCCCGCGGGTCCGGCCATGACCTTCTCGAACGCAGGCCTGGTGCGGCCGCTGCTCCGCCGCGGCGCGTCCCTCGCCTGGCTCGAGAGCGAGGGTGGCACGCTGGCGCTCGGGCTGCGCGAAGAGCACAACTATACCGAGCGCACACTGGCGCTGGAGAGCGGCGATGTGGTGATCGTGGTGACCGACGGCATCACCGAGGCCCAGAACGCGTCGCGTGATTTCTTCGGCGACGAACGACTCCACGCCCTCGCCGCCCGTCTCGATTGCGCCACGCTCTCCGCCCGCGCCATACGCGATGCTATCATCGAGGGTGTCATGTCCTTCACTTCCGGCGCCGCGCAGTACGACGACATGACCGTGGTGGTGGTGAAGGTATCGTAG